A window from Pseudomonadota bacterium encodes these proteins:
- a CDS encoding DEAD/DEAH box helicase, translating to METFHQFDLPKESLQALAAMNFQKPTPVQVQTIPVALEGLDILGTAQTGTGKTGAFAIPLSAKILSHPGESVLVMAPTRELATQVMSVFHKLLSVDRSVKMALLIGGEAIERQIRQLGAKPRLIVGTPGRINDHLRRRTLRLNRTHSLVLDETDLMLDMGFDVQIDAIINKMPKDRQTMMFSATLPKQIEGMAGKYLKNPVRVSVGRESTPIKAIEQDVLVMSESDKYTELLKQLDQRQGSIIIFVRTKRGADKLSVKLNNKKRIAAAIHGDLRQSKRESALRDFRKQQYRIMVATDIAARGIDIPHIRHVINYDLPQCPKDYIHRIGRTARAGGTGSAISFVTKGEKRKWWAIEGLLDPSAKRDISKYPKAKGSKPNTRKHKKSKKIKKHKPANSKNLPSLTSKEVPNFVAKKFEKDRKFENSRKKAKPKSFFKKCGRKLKALLSA from the coding sequence ATGGAAACGTTCCATCAATTCGATTTGCCCAAGGAATCTTTGCAGGCTTTAGCTGCCATGAATTTTCAAAAGCCAACGCCTGTTCAAGTACAAACCATTCCGGTTGCTCTGGAGGGCCTAGATATTTTGGGAACTGCACAAACAGGAACTGGTAAAACAGGGGCTTTTGCCATTCCTTTGTCGGCAAAAATTTTATCACATCCAGGTGAATCTGTGCTTGTCATGGCACCCACGCGTGAGCTGGCAACGCAAGTCATGAGCGTCTTTCATAAGTTACTGTCTGTTGATCGGTCGGTAAAAATGGCCCTTTTAATTGGTGGAGAAGCAATTGAAAGGCAAATTAGGCAGTTGGGCGCAAAGCCGCGTTTGATTGTTGGAACTCCGGGGCGTATTAATGACCATTTAAGGCGCAGGACCTTGAGGTTGAATCGAACGCATTCACTAGTTTTGGACGAAACGGATTTGATGCTGGATATGGGATTTGATGTACAAATTGATGCCATCATCAATAAGATGCCCAAAGACCGTCAAACTATGATGTTTTCAGCCACCTTACCAAAACAAATTGAGGGTATGGCCGGGAAATATTTAAAAAATCCGGTGCGGGTCAGTGTGGGGCGGGAATCAACTCCCATCAAGGCCATTGAGCAAGATGTGTTGGTGATGTCTGAGAGTGACAAATATACAGAGCTTCTCAAGCAGTTAGATCAACGCCAAGGATCGATCATTATTTTTGTAAGAACCAAACGGGGGGCAGATAAGCTTTCCGTGAAATTAAATAACAAAAAGCGGATAGCTGCTGCTATCCATGGTGACCTGCGGCAAAGCAAGCGAGAAAGTGCCTTAAGGGACTTTCGCAAGCAACAGTATCGCATCATGGTTGCAACGGACATAGCGGCTCGCGGTATTGATATCCCCCATATTCGTCATGTGATTAACTACGATTTGCCGCAATGTCCGAAGGATTATATTCACCGTATTGGACGTACAGCGCGTGCTGGTGGAACAGGTTCGGCAATCAGTTTTGTGACCAAGGGTGAGAAGAGGAAATGGTGGGCGATTGAAGGTTTGCTTGATCCATCGGCAAAGCGAGATATATCAAAATATCCAAAGGCCAAAGGGTCAAAACCAAATACTCGAAAGCATAAAAAATCTAAAAAAATTAAAAAGCACAAACCCGCCAATTCCAAAAATCTACCGTCACTTACTTCTAAAGAAGTTCCCAATTTTGTTGCGAAAAAATTTGAAAAGGATAGAAAATTTGAAAATAGTAGAAAAAAAGCAAAGCCTAAATCATTTTTTAAAAAGTGTGGCCGCAAATTGAAGGCACTACTCTCGGCATAA